In the genome of Arachis hypogaea cultivar Tifrunner chromosome 9, arahy.Tifrunner.gnm2.J5K5, whole genome shotgun sequence, the window TAATACACCAAAATTTGATTCACAAAATATATTAGGAAATTGATTCTACCAGATATACTCAAGCCAAGGGCAGCTGCTATATTTTCTTGGGTGATGTTGATTATACCACACCGTGTGTACAGTCTGCTATGGGATAGATCAAATGAATATGCCAAATGTTTCAATAGCTTATGTGGCACATTCATGGCAGGGATATACATTAAACCACCAAATCCTAGTTCTCGAATAATTGCTTTCTTGTCCTCGCTCATGTTTTGGAACTTTTTATGAATTGATCTTGTGGAGCATCTCAAATCATGATTTTTCTGTAAATAAATGAGAATCATGTAAATAAGTTAGatttatacaaaataaatttcgtatatatatatatatatatatatatatatatatatatatatatatatatatatatatatatatatatatatatatgcttacaTTATATTTTGGTGCTACTTTTGGTGCCATTTTTTCTGTAAGAAATACAAAAAAGGTTAATACACCGAAAGAGAAACCAAATACACcaaaacacaaaccaaacacactgttattgattttttattacaTCATACAATGTGAGATAAAAAAAAGACACGCAACTCAATCAAACATGCTTAAAATGATACGAGAAGAACTACAACAAAATTCTATGGGTTGTTACAACAAATTGATGAACAAAATTccttaaaaatggacaaaaacaGTTGCAAATCATTCAAATATGTAGATAATAACATCAGAAGCACAAGAACAATATTCTGTTGTGTAGTTACAGCATAAAAAGTACAATAATACCAAGTATACCTTAATTCTGATGAAATACATAGAAAGACAAGTCAAATACACCGAAAAAGAAATCAAATACACCAAAATACAAACATGAATACAATGATACCAGAAGCACTACAAACAAACTCATTTCGAAACATACAAAACTCAAACATGTACAAAAACACATTCAAATCCCCCAAACACATGCAAATATAAGTTAATCTACACAAGAAATACTATGTAACGTTTTTACACTGACTTAACACAGTTATCACCAAATGAAGCGTATAATGAGAACAGTAATACGTACTTCAACGCAAGAACACAAAATGAATCTACTAAATAAACAGAAATATGACTATGTAGCATTTTGCGATcaaaatgagaaagagaaaagtGAGAAAACTGCAAGATTAGTGAACATTACCTTCAATAATTGTTCGTCTTTGCTTTTTGTCTTTGTTGGTGaagatttcaaattcatccttgaaacttcCTTGATTTTTCGCGACgattttgagagattttgatCCTTATTTGAATTTTGAGCGTTATGGTTTTGATCGAAGGAGAATAACCATTTTTCATAATGACATTTGCGTTATTCGATAGTTGGACAAGCCGTCTTTACACGTACTCTAGCCTGAGAGTTatttttgttgggtttggacAAACTTGTTTAGACTTGTTTGCTAAAAAGACTTGCATGTATAACAAATCTATTTATTTTGGTTACCTACCGCTCCTAATAATATCAACCCTAAACCTAatatctccttttttttttggacagagACCTGGGCCATCAGACCAGCCCAGGCCAAAAACAAAGAACCCCTGCCCTCAAACCGACCCGGTACCCACTTAACCTACCCGTCTGTTGCACTAGAGAAACGGCTAAATTTTACATGTTCAGGAACATCTTCTTCTTCGTAGCACCGGCGTGGGAATCAGAATTCTGAGCGGTGGTTGCACCTAGTGGATGGCTCGCTGTCAGAAACTAAATTTCATGGAGCCTCCAATGTAACCCATGTAGTTACCCCTGTCTCCGTCGATGTCCACCGTTGCCCAGAAGGTCCGATTCACAAAGCCCAAGGGTCCCTGGCTGTTTTACCGCAGCCAATTCCTTTAGTATCTTCTTCTACCGCCTCGTCCTTTCCTTATATCCCATGTTTTAATCTCAACCCCACTTGTTGATATATGGTTGAAATTCAAACATGGACATTTGCCCATGAGACCGCATCGTCGTGGGGTGCATGCGGGTTCTCTGCCTCAGATCATAATGATCTGGATTTAACTCATGTTTTGCTGCCTCAAGACCGGTACGAGCTGTTACGCTTTAGCCtatattttccttttttcctcgtctttttcttttcttcttctttttttttaataatctttGGTATTCTTATTTCATGTTAGAATCTCACTCCTGAGGATGTGTCGTATTTCTGCAGGTGGTTGCAAGCTCCAGGTCGAATGTAACGTTTCTGATTCCGTAGCTAATGCCACTGCATGAGCAAGCCGATTTCCATTCCTAGGAGTCCAAGTCATTCCTTTTTCAGGTAGTTCTTTCATTAAAATTTGAATATCTTGGATGATAGCCGATGCTTCTCCTATAGTTGTCTTGGATTTGATTGTTTGAATGAGCTTTAAATTATCCGATTCTATTAACGTTTTACCCATATTCAAATTGTTCACTATGATTAAAGCTTGTCTTATTGCTTGGGCCTCAGCCACAGTGCTTGATTTAGCTTGAATCTTCCCTGAAAATCCTAATACCATCTTTCCTTTGCTATCTCTGATCACCACAGCTATTGCACCTGTCTTATTCTCCTTTTGAAAGGCAGCATCTACATTTGCTTTCAGCCAATTTTCAGGAGGAGGTCTCCATGTCACCGGGTAAGTTCTGCTCCTATTGGCTTCTCTTTTTTGTGTCTGTTGTTTTTCTGCTAGTTTTCCATAAACTGTCTCTAGTGTTCTTGTTCTGCTGATTGTCCAACTTGGATTCACTTCCTGTTGTTGAAATAGTCTGTTATTTCAGTTTTCCATATCTCCCACAAGAGAAATCCCAGCTTACTTATCCTCTTCTCCTGGTCTTCTCCGCCTCCTTGTCTTATCTTTCTTATACACTTTACCATCCAACTTCCAATCGAGTTCACTGTCTCCGGTGTTGGGGTCCATTGGCATTCCGCCCTGAACCATGTTGCTCTCGCCCAATCACATAGTAGTAAGGCATGTTCGACCGTCTCCATCCCTTTTAAGCATATTTGACACAATGGATCTGGTGTCATCCTCCTTTTATGCAAATTTGAGCCCACTGGTAATATGTCCTGGCAAGCTTtccataaaaatattttgattttttgcgGAACCTCCATTCTCCAAATCTCCTTCCAAATCTCCCTTTTGTCTTCACTTGTTGATGGATTTCCATTTTTCAGATCCTGCTCTGTTTTTTTAGCGACATAATATCCAGTTCTTATGGAGTAACTCCCATCCTCCTTCCATGGCCAGTATAAGTAGTCATCTCTATTCACTACACTAACTGGAGTGCTAAGAATCTCTTTGCAGACTTCCTGGGAAAATTTGTTTACAATTATTTCTCTGTTCCACCCTTCCCCCTCTttaatgagatcttttaccttcgaATCATCTGGACTGTTTGCATCCAGGGGCTTGCTTCTCCCAGTGATCCAATTGTCCTTCCAGATACTGACTTTGGACCCATCCCCTATGCTCCACTTAGCTCTTTCCCTTAGTAGTTCTCTCCCATGCAATATGCTTTTCCAAACCCAAGATGCGCCTTTTTTACATTTTGCTGTCCAAAAGTTTTCATCCGAAAAATACATCGATTTGAGTACCTGGACCCAGATTGCATCTGGATTCTTCATTGCTCTCCACGCTTGTTTTGCAAGGTAAGCAGTATTATGTTTTTCGAGATCCTTGAATCCCAATCCCCCGCTGCTCTTGCTCTCCGTAATGCAGTCCAATTTTCTCCAATGAATGCCCCGTTCTTTCCCGGAGGTAGCCCACCAGAATCGCGCCACCTTTGAGCAAATTCTCCTACAGAAACTCTTGGGAAGCTTTATGATATTCATGGCATATGATGGCATTGCTTGTATAACTGATTTTATTAATGTTTCTTTGCCTGCCTGATTCAACAACTTTTCTTTCCATCCCTCCATTTTACTCGTGATTTTCTCTTCAATCCATGTTAGAGCCCTGTTTTGAGACCTTCCCCATATGGCTGGTAACCCTAAGTATTTTCCTGGCATGTCCCATGCTGTCATTCCTAAAATTTCTTCAATCTCTACCCTTGTCTTTATCGACACTTGGCTTCCAAAGGTGATACCTGACTTGTTCAAGTTTATCCTTTGTCCGGATGCCTCTGTGTACTCATTAAGAACAGTGACGATCTGAAAAATCTCATCCTCCCTTGCTTTGGCGAATATAATGCAATCATCTGCGAACAACAAGTGAGCGAGAACCGGAGCTGTTGGAGCTATCTGTAGACCGGTTATCTGGCCTTTCTCCTGAGCCTCCTGCATTAGAATTGTGAATACCTCAGCTGCTAGAATGAAAAGGTAGGGAGATAGGGGGTCCCCTTGTCGAAGCCCTCTTTGTGGTTTGATCCTCTTAGACAGCTCTCCATTGACCTTTACCCTATAGTTTGCACTTCTGACACACTTCATTACCAATTCAACCCATCTTTCGGTAAATCCTAATTTCAAAAGCACCTTCTCGAGAAAATCCCACTCTAGTCTATCATATGCCTTGTTCATATCCAACTTGATCGCTATATTTTGAGATCCgtctcttcctttcttatttaggTTGTGATACACTTCTTGGACGATCACTACATTATCTTGTATAAGTCTTCCCCCCACAAAAGCGCTTTGAGTTGGTGACACTATATCCTCCAATAGCCCTTTCAATCTCGACACTATAACCCTTGTTATAATCTTGTAGATAAAGTTACAACAACTGATTGGTCTTAACTGATTAAGTTCTTCCGGATTCTTGACTTTTGGAATTAGAACAACTGTGGTTTCACTAAATTCTTCTGGCAAACTCCCATGTCGAAAGAATTTTTTAACAACTGCACATACCTCCTTCTTAATTATCTCCCAGTGTTTTTGGTAGAATAACCCATTCAGACCGTCTGGTCCTGGAGTTTTGAGGCCGCCCATGCTGAAAACTGCTTTTCTAATCTCCTCTTCAGTGACTTCTGAGATCAGCCCCCTGTTTATATCTTCTGTGACTTTCGCTTGAACTTTATTTAGAGTTGCTGCCACGTTTCTATTGCTGTTAGAAGTGAATAACGCTTCAAAATGTTCTTCTATGTGTTTCATGATTTCTTTCCTATCTTTCATCCATGATCCATCTTCATTCTTCAATTTATCAATTTTGTTCCTCTCTCTTCTTTGAATGGTTGTGGCATGAAAGAAAGTTGTATTCTTGTCTCCCCATTTCAACTATTTCAACCTGGCTCTTTGTCCCCAATATTTCTCTTCCTGCTTCCATAGAACTGCTATATTCTCCTTTATTAATTGTATCATCTCCTGCTTTTCTTGTGTTAAGTTTGAATCTTGTAGCTTCTTCAATTCATCCTTCAATTTGTGGATTTCTTTATCTGCACGTTTAAAAGTCTTCTTGCTCCACTTCTTAAGTTCCTCTTTGCAATTTTCCATTTTTCTTGTTATTCCTTTCCAATCGCATCCATGAATATTCCATTTATCCCACCCCTTCCTTACTACATTCTCACACTCATCATGATCGACCCAAAACGCCTCAAATTTAAAGCTCATCTCCCTTCTTTGAATTTGATTGATGTTTAAAACTATTGGACAATGGTCCGAACTTATTGCTGGTAGAGCTGTGAGTGACGCTTGCTGGTACAAAGCTCTCCATTCCCAATTGGCTAACACCCTGTCTATTTTCTCCCTAGTGATGAATACATTCCTCGGATTACTAAACCACGTAAATCTTCCACCTTTTAGGTCTAAATCCATAAGACAATTCATATCCACAAACTGTCTAAACTCTTTTACCTGGCTTTGTGGCTTTGGATGTAGACCAATTTTCTTCTCTTGACTCAAGATGTCATTAAAGTCTCCTATGAATAACTGCGGCTCTCCCTCATTACAATTATTTTCTGTAACTGCTCTCCATTGCTCCTTTCTTCTTCCAAAGTGTGGGTTTTCATAGATAAAATTGCATGTCCATATCTTCCCTTTTCTATCGTCAATCCGAGCTTTTATATGATTAtcacaccaaaaataaatatcaatATTATATATTTCATTCCACAAAAGGCATAGCCCTCCGGACAGTCTCCAGGGTTCTATGTGAAATACATTCTCAAAATGCAACCTTCTTTTCAATTTCTTAATAGTTCCTTCTCTAGCTCTAGTTTCTATTAGGAATACTATTGCAGGCTTTATTTGTTTGCACATGCTGTGCAGTTCAGAAACTGTCGCGGGGGCCGCAAGCCCGTGGCAGTTCCAACTTATCACACTCATGGTTGAGTTGGGGGCATGTGTAGGCCCGCCTCCTCAGCCATTGAATTTCCCAAGTTGTCTCCTCTGATCAGTAATTCATCCTCATTGGCCATCTCTTCCATGAGGCCTCCGACCACCTTGTTCTTCTTGCTAGCTCTCCACACCTGCAcaactttctcttcttcttccaggCAATTTGCTATCTGTCCCTGTTggtcatctcttcttcttcttttgagtTTCAGCTTTTCCTCCATTCTTtgagcaagttctatttcatattcCTTGGCCACTACAATTGCTTTGTTATTTTCCTGctctagttcttcttcttcttctgctagtTCAACATAGTAGAACCCTCCATCGCTTTCTGTGACTAACTGCTTGTTATTCTGTTCTGGCTTTTCCCCCTTGTTCTGATCTTGGCTTACTATCTCATCAACTTCCATATTTTTCctattttgggcctcctcttccAACTCCTCTTCTATATTTCTCTTCCTTCCTTCTTCAGCCATCTTCTTGTTGAATTCCTTCAATAGTTGTCCAATAGTGgggttcttttctttttcagttgGCCCACTATTAATTTGCTGGCTATCTCTATTGGGCCTTTGGTTAGTGAAAGCCCATGCCATCTTTTTTGTGCTGTCCATTCTTCTCCTGCTTGGCCCACCTCTCTCTATATACCTCATAGAAATCTTGTTACTATCCTTCCCATTCTCCCCATCCTTTCCTAATTCCCTGACATCCTTCACGTTTTCCATTGCTACTGATTCACTAGTTTGTTGTTTTTCTAGAatgccctttttctttttccctttttcctGATTTGTTGTCCCATCAGCTAGGTTCaatatattattatcatcatcaccgTTCATTTCTTCATCATCAGCCCCTTCATCCTGATCTTGAGCTTCCTGTGTTGCCACTTATCTCCCTCCCATTTGCTCCTTTGAATTTGCCAATCTGTCCCAAGATTTTGCAAAGGCACTGGCTTGAGAACTTCTTATACTCCCTTGATTTGACccttcttcctctctttgtgatttGTCTTTTCAGCCACTCTCTCCCTTGCAAGCTTCTCTCACGCGCCTCCCATAACTCCTCCACCCAGTTGTTGTGTTTTTCCTTTATCCTCCTAATTCCTGCCTTTCTTGCCTCATTCTCTATTGATCTCAGTCCCGGAGTTGTAAGTTCTGGTCCATATCTAGGACTTGTTGGGTTTACTAATGACATAGCCAACTCTTCAATAAATGCTTTTTTGTCATGTCCAATTTTTCCACATTTGTAACAGTAATCATACAATTTTTCATATTTGAACTCAGCCCATGAATGACTTCCATCATCTCTTTTGAGCCAAAATCCTGTTTTTAGAGGTGTTTGAACATTTATCTCTACCCTAACCCTCAAAAAGAATCTAAGCATGTTCCCTTCAACAAATGGATTCTCAGCACTTATAATTCTCCCTACTATTGCTCCTATTTTTTCAGCattctttatattaattttatcataAGGTAGCCCATGTATTTGAATCCAAATAGGAAGCTGATTGTTATTTACCTCTTCAATGGACAGGTTTGGACTCCACCACTGCAAGCTCAACATATGTCCTTCTATTATCCATGGTCCCCCATCATACGCTCTTCTTGCTTCCTCCTGATTTTTG includes:
- the LOC140175167 gene encoding uncharacterized protein yields the protein MSVISWNCHGLAAPATVSELHSMCKQIKPAIVFLIETRAREGTIKKLKRRLHFENVFHIEPWRLSGGLCLLWNEIYNIDIYFWCDNHIKARIDDRKGKIWTCNFIYENPHFGRRKEQWRAVTENNCNEGEPQLFIGDFNDILSQEKKIGLHPKPQSQVKEFRQFVDMNCLMDLDLKGGRFTWFSNPRNVFITREKIDRVLANWEWRALYQQASLTALPAISSDHCPIVLNINQIQRREMSFKFEAFWVDHDECENVVRKGWDKWNIHGCDWKGITRKMENCKEELKKWSKKTFKRADKEIHKLKDELKKLQDSNLTQEKQEMIQLIKENIAVLWKQEEKYWGQRARLK